One window of the Desmospora profundinema genome contains the following:
- a CDS encoding GntR family transcriptional regulator, with the protein MALPIRVEAGKNVPIYRQIHDQLKDLIYSNQLPSGTPLPSIRALAQDLGCSVITTRRAYQDLESEGLIVTQQGRGTFVAEVEDPRRESHRQETLRQTLQEAIDHGLRMDFSIREIRAYFEEGLKHAGSPHHRKQEEDKR; encoded by the coding sequence ATGGCCCTGCCGATCCGGGTGGAAGCCGGGAAAAACGTACCGATCTACCGGCAAATTCACGACCAATTAAAAGACCTGATATACAGCAACCAGCTTCCGTCGGGTACACCGCTCCCCTCGATCCGGGCATTGGCTCAGGATTTGGGGTGCAGTGTCATCACCACCCGACGCGCGTATCAAGATCTGGAAAGCGAGGGGCTGATCGTGACCCAGCAGGGGCGGGGAACATTTGTGGCTGAAGTGGAAGATCCCAGACGGGAGAGCCATCGTCAGGAAACGCTTCGCCAGACACTTCAAGAAGCCATCGATCATGGATTGCGCATGGATTTTTCCATCCGTGAAATCCGCGCTTATTTTGAAGAAGGGCTAAAACACGCAGGCTCTCCCCATCATCGCAAGCAAGAGGAGGACAAAAGATGA
- the glpX gene encoding class II fructose-bisphosphatase, which yields MERSLTMDLVRVTEAAAVASGRWMGFGRKEEADEAATSAMRNVFDTIPIQGTVVIGEGEMDEAPMLYIGERLGLGTQAEVDVAVDPLEGTHIVANGLWNALSVVAVADRGNLLHAPDMYMDKIAVGPGAVGHIDLEAPVADNLKATARALGKDKNDLVAVILDRPRHASLIDEVRKSGARIKLIPDGDVAAAINTAFADTGVDILFGSGGAPEGVLAAVALKCLGGEIQGRLLPENEEQFLRCRKMGLHDPGKVLRMDDLVKGDDAIFAATGVTDGELLKGVRYKGNQAATHSVVMRAKTGTIRFIDGKHRLEKKPDLVLKETVGGYRK from the coding sequence ATGGAGAGAAGTCTGACGATGGATTTGGTTCGGGTGACGGAAGCCGCTGCGGTGGCTTCCGGACGGTGGATGGGCTTTGGCAGAAAAGAGGAGGCGGATGAAGCGGCCACATCCGCGATGCGCAATGTTTTTGACACCATTCCGATTCAGGGAACGGTGGTCATCGGTGAAGGGGAGATGGATGAAGCCCCGATGCTTTATATCGGAGAACGTCTCGGCCTGGGCACTCAGGCTGAGGTGGATGTGGCCGTCGACCCGCTTGAAGGAACTCATATTGTGGCCAACGGATTGTGGAATGCTCTCTCCGTTGTGGCCGTGGCGGACCGGGGGAACCTGTTGCATGCCCCCGACATGTATATGGACAAGATCGCTGTTGGTCCCGGTGCTGTCGGCCATATCGATCTGGAGGCCCCTGTCGCCGACAACTTGAAAGCGACTGCACGTGCCTTGGGTAAAGATAAGAACGATCTGGTTGCGGTTATCTTGGACCGACCGCGTCATGCTTCGCTGATTGATGAAGTGCGCAAAAGCGGAGCGCGGATTAAATTGATTCCCGACGGTGACGTGGCTGCTGCCATCAATACCGCTTTTGCTGACACCGGGGTGGATATCCTGTTCGGTTCCGGCGGTGCTCCAGAAGGGGTCCTGGCGGCGGTGGCCCTTAAGTGTCTGGGTGGAGAGATCCAAGGGCGGTTGCTGCCGGAGAATGAAGAGCAGTTTCTCCGTTGCCGCAAAATGGGGCTGCATGATCCTGGAAAGGTCCTGCGGATGGACGACTTAGTGAAAGGGGATGACGCCATTTTTGCCGCTACCGGGGTGACGGATGGAGAATTGTTAAAGGGGGTTCGCTACAAGGGTAACCAGGCTGCCACCCACTCCGTTGTGATGCGAGCCAAAACCGGTACGATCCGATTTATTGACGGCAAGCACCGTCTGGAGAAAAAGCCGGATCTTGTTCTGAAGGAAACGGTTGGTGGATATAGGAAATGA
- a CDS encoding ABC transporter ATP-binding protein: MTHPDQLVTMKSLCKTYPAFRLGPIDWDIEPGLVYALVGPNGSGKSTLFRMMMQLVQPEEGTLHLFGRRYPEEEVAIKERIGYVPEESLDHGKVNVTHLVSFISQWYPRWNQETYKRLIRELEIPVQSKYHQLSKGEKKRLSLAMALSAEPQLLLLDEPTDGLDFFGQRAFSQEMDRFLQPDENRSVVLATHRAEDIRKLADVLVLIHKGRYIGSYEKDQLTEEWKELWLDALPAQAASLPGVVRVEAGPPVRLITRSFTKTRSILSQQGYIVTQTLAMELSEILQELFLLEQESPASNHTDPIHNQS; encoded by the coding sequence ATGACTCATCCGGATCAGCTGGTCACGATGAAATCCTTATGCAAAACCTATCCCGCCTTCCGTCTGGGGCCTATCGATTGGGATATCGAACCCGGGTTGGTATATGCCCTGGTGGGCCCTAACGGCTCCGGTAAGAGCACGCTGTTTCGCATGATGATGCAACTGGTCCAGCCGGAAGAAGGAACGTTGCATTTGTTTGGACGACGTTATCCCGAGGAAGAAGTAGCGATCAAGGAACGGATCGGTTACGTACCGGAGGAATCCCTGGACCATGGCAAAGTAAACGTGACCCATCTGGTTTCGTTCATTTCCCAATGGTATCCTCGCTGGAATCAGGAAACGTACAAACGATTGATCCGAGAGTTGGAGATTCCCGTTCAATCCAAGTACCATCAGCTGTCCAAAGGGGAAAAAAAGCGCCTTTCGCTGGCGATGGCGCTGTCGGCAGAACCGCAACTCCTGCTGCTGGACGAACCGACGGACGGACTCGACTTTTTTGGCCAACGGGCTTTCTCACAAGAGATGGACCGTTTTCTGCAACCGGATGAAAATCGCAGCGTGGTGTTGGCCACCCATCGAGCGGAAGATATTCGCAAGCTGGCCGATGTGTTGGTCCTCATCCACAAGGGGCGTTATATCGGATCCTATGAAAAAGATCAGTTGACGGAAGAATGGAAAGAGCTATGGTTGGATGCCCTTCCCGCTCAAGCGGCTTCGCTGCCGGGTGTGGTCCGAGTCGAAGCAGGACCGCCCGTTCGCTTAATCACCCGCTCCTTTACAAAAACCCGTTCGATTTTGTCCCAGCAAGGCTATATCGTAACCCAAACCCTCGCGATGGAACTAAGCGAGATTTTACAGGAACTCTTTCTGCTGGAACAAGAGTCTCCCGCCAGCAACCATACTGACCCGATCCACAACCAATCGTAA
- the pdxS gene encoding pyridoxal 5'-phosphate synthase lyase subunit PdxS, whose product MSENNKGHLTGTDRVKRGMAEMQKGGVIMDVVNAEQAKIAEEAGAVAVMALERVPADIRAAGGVARMADPTIIEEVMNAVSIPVMAKARIGHFVEARLLEAMGVDYIDESEVLTPADDLFHIDKGSFTVPFVCGARDLGEALRRIGEGASMIRTKGEPGTGNIVEAVKHMRQMMGQIRQVQSMSRDELMAEAKKLGAPYDLLLYVHENGKLPVVNFAAGGVATPADAALMMHLGSDGVFVGSGIFKSESPAKFAKAIVEATTHYEDYTLMAELSKGLGTAMKGMEISTLQPADRMQERGW is encoded by the coding sequence ATGTCTGAAAACAACAAGGGACATCTGACTGGGACCGACCGTGTGAAACGCGGGATGGCTGAAATGCAAAAAGGCGGCGTCATCATGGACGTTGTGAATGCCGAACAGGCGAAAATAGCGGAGGAAGCGGGAGCCGTGGCTGTGATGGCTCTCGAACGCGTGCCGGCGGATATTCGCGCGGCCGGCGGGGTCGCCCGGATGGCGGATCCCACGATCATTGAAGAAGTGATGAATGCGGTCAGCATCCCGGTGATGGCCAAGGCCCGGATCGGCCATTTTGTAGAAGCGCGCCTGCTGGAAGCGATGGGCGTCGACTATATTGATGAAAGTGAAGTGTTGACCCCGGCAGATGATCTTTTCCATATCGATAAAGGGAGTTTTACGGTGCCTTTTGTCTGCGGTGCCCGTGATCTGGGTGAAGCGTTGCGCCGGATCGGCGAAGGGGCTTCCATGATTCGGACCAAAGGAGAACCCGGCACCGGCAATATCGTGGAAGCGGTCAAACATATGCGCCAAATGATGGGTCAAATTCGTCAGGTTCAGTCCATGTCCCGGGATGAACTGATGGCGGAGGCCAAAAAGCTGGGGGCCCCTTACGACCTGCTCCTCTACGTGCATGAAAACGGCAAGCTGCCGGTGGTTAACTTTGCTGCTGGTGGAGTGGCCACTCCGGCGGATGCAGCTTTGATGATGCACCTGGGTTCCGATGGTGTGTTTGTCGGTTCCGGTATTTTTAAATCGGAAAGCCCGGCTAAGTTCGCCAAAGCCATCGTGGAAGCCACCACTCATTATGAGGACTACACGTTGATGGCCGAACTGTCCAAAGGTCTGGGCACGGCGATGAAAGGGATGGAAATTTCGACCCTGCAACCGGCAGACCGGATGCAGGAACGCGGTTGGTGA
- a CDS encoding YaaC family protein: MKRRRIPCESPEEKIWNLYLLLETETTVRRFLEEKYRRKNRESPERDAFRAAHSLIHHVKQARALYKAARDSDIFIRPLLAYYGLMNLAKAWVLSEDPDYPRTTSVLKHGLSTRKRKPASFSLFREEIRIQREGLFPLLATIAGEGGCMGERWSIQTLFSLLPELQDSYRQLFREATLFPIAWIESDPAWMIVEEAVLDRLHLTPRGLAQSLERHRHPASTSFSTDETYTKDGKVYVKISHPEPAVPHPWIREDVGGNRYLAVHPNRPQWLPAEILVHYILLFSLSMLCRYETPLWGEMIHGWASEEGVLVQEFLQLTQRKSPQLILEALFEERFVFTQP; the protein is encoded by the coding sequence ATGAAACGGCGACGGATCCCCTGTGAATCACCAGAAGAGAAAATCTGGAACCTGTATTTATTGTTGGAAACCGAAACCACCGTGCGCCGATTCCTCGAGGAAAAATACCGGAGAAAAAACAGGGAAAGTCCGGAACGGGACGCATTCCGTGCCGCCCACTCCTTGATCCACCATGTCAAGCAAGCCCGTGCTTTGTATAAAGCCGCCCGGGACAGTGACATCTTCATCCGACCGCTGTTGGCCTACTATGGGTTGATGAACCTGGCGAAAGCCTGGGTCCTGTCGGAAGACCCCGACTATCCCCGCACCACTTCAGTCTTAAAGCATGGGTTGTCCACCCGCAAACGAAAACCCGCTTCCTTTTCCCTGTTCCGGGAGGAAATACGAATACAACGGGAAGGGTTGTTTCCCCTTCTGGCGACGATTGCAGGAGAAGGGGGATGCATGGGAGAACGCTGGTCCATACAGACTCTGTTTTCACTCCTTCCAGAGTTACAGGACAGCTACCGGCAATTGTTCAGAGAAGCCACCTTGTTCCCGATCGCCTGGATTGAAAGCGACCCTGCCTGGATGATTGTAGAGGAAGCCGTCCTGGATCGTCTCCATCTGACTCCCCGGGGACTGGCCCAATCATTGGAACGCCATCGCCATCCTGCGAGCACCTCCTTTTCCACCGACGAAACGTATACCAAAGATGGAAAAGTATACGTGAAAATATCCCATCCGGAACCGGCGGTTCCCCACCCCTGGATCCGAGAAGACGTCGGCGGCAATCGCTACTTGGCTGTCCACCCAAACCGTCCCCAATGGCTCCCTGCTGAAATTCTGGTTCACTACATCCTGTTGTTTTCCCTCAGCATGTTGTGCCGTTATGAGACTCCTTTGTGGGGGGAGATGATCCATGGGTGGGCATCCGAAGAGGGGGTGTTGGTTCAGGAATTTTTACAACTGACCCAACGAAAAAGCCCCCAGCTGATCCTGGAGGCTTTGTTTGAAGAGCGCTTTGTCTTCACCCAACCATAA
- the guaB gene encoding IMP dehydrogenase produces the protein MWENKFSKEGLTFDDVLLLPAKSDILPRDVDIRTRLAENIQLNTPLISAGMDTVTEAPMAIAMARQGGIGIIHKNMKIQEQAGEVDRVKRSESGVITNPFYLHPDHRVYDAEALMAKYRISGVPIVDENEKLVGILTNRDLRFIHDYSTPISEVMTKENLVTAPVGTTLQDAEGILQRHKIEKLPLVDSGGILKGLITIKDIEKATLFPHAAKDRQGRLLAGAAVGVSHDTMERAAALVEAEVDLLVVDTAHGHSKGVLETVARLRSEYPELVIVAGNVATGEGTRDLIEAGASVVKVGIGPGSICTTRVVAGIGVPQITAIYDCATVAREYGIPIIADGGIRFSGDIVKALAAGADVVMLGSLFAGTEESPGETEIYQGRQFKVYRGMGSIGAMRAGSKDRYFQENEQKLVPEGIEGRVPFKGPLADTVYQLVGGIRAGMGYCGTKNLNELKDHARFIRITNASLRESHPHDIQITKEAPNYNL, from the coding sequence ATGTGGGAAAACAAATTCTCCAAAGAAGGCCTCACCTTTGACGATGTGCTGCTGCTGCCGGCAAAATCAGATATCCTTCCGCGGGATGTGGACATCCGTACGCGTTTGGCGGAAAATATTCAGCTGAACACGCCTTTGATCAGTGCGGGGATGGATACGGTGACAGAGGCACCGATGGCGATCGCCATGGCCCGGCAGGGCGGGATCGGGATTATTCACAAGAACATGAAGATCCAGGAGCAAGCGGGGGAAGTGGATCGGGTAAAGCGGTCCGAGAGCGGAGTGATTACCAATCCCTTCTATCTGCATCCGGATCACCGCGTGTACGATGCGGAAGCGCTGATGGCGAAATACCGTATTTCGGGAGTGCCGATCGTCGACGAAAACGAAAAGTTGGTCGGGATTCTTACCAACCGGGATTTGCGGTTTATCCACGATTATTCCACCCCTATTTCCGAAGTGATGACCAAGGAGAACCTGGTGACGGCCCCGGTGGGAACCACGCTGCAGGACGCGGAAGGCATTTTGCAGCGGCATAAAATCGAGAAACTGCCTCTGGTGGACTCAGGGGGGATTCTTAAGGGACTCATCACCATCAAAGACATCGAAAAGGCAACCCTGTTCCCCCATGCAGCCAAGGATCGACAGGGCCGACTGCTGGCAGGTGCCGCCGTCGGTGTCTCTCACGACACGATGGAGCGGGCCGCTGCTCTTGTGGAAGCCGAAGTGGACCTTTTGGTGGTAGATACAGCTCATGGTCATTCCAAAGGAGTTTTGGAGACGGTTGCCCGTCTGCGTTCGGAATATCCCGAACTGGTGATTGTGGCCGGTAATGTGGCCACCGGTGAAGGCACGCGGGATTTGATCGAGGCTGGGGCCAGTGTGGTCAAAGTGGGAATTGGACCCGGTTCCATCTGTACCACCCGTGTCGTGGCAGGAATCGGTGTTCCGCAGATCACCGCCATCTATGACTGTGCGACCGTTGCACGGGAATACGGGATTCCGATCATCGCCGATGGGGGGATCCGGTTCTCCGGCGATATTGTTAAGGCTTTGGCCGCCGGTGCGGATGTGGTCATGTTGGGGAGCTTGTTTGCCGGTACAGAAGAATCCCCCGGCGAGACGGAAATCTATCAAGGCCGCCAGTTTAAAGTGTATCGCGGGATGGGTTCCATCGGAGCGATGCGTGCCGGCAGCAAAGATCGCTATTTCCAGGAAAACGAACAGAAGCTGGTGCCGGAGGGGATTGAGGGGCGTGTTCCCTTTAAAGGCCCCTTGGCGGATACGGTTTATCAATTGGTTGGCGGGATCCGTGCGGGAATGGGGTATTGCGGAACAAAAAACCTAAATGAACTGAAGGATCATGCCCGGTTTATCCGCATTACCAACGCATCCCTGCGGGAAAGCCATCCCCATGATATCCAGATCACCAAGGAAGCTCCCAACTACAATTTGTAA
- a CDS encoding D-alanyl-D-alanine carboxypeptidase family protein, translating into MKDWGRRAALLCFIAGLLLGLWIPGIPVHAMADEPAVPLDIQARSYVLMEMESGRVLADENSDIPYEPASLTKLMTEYVLLRKVEKGELAWDETVTISANAASIGEAQVFLRMGEKRTVEELFHALSIRSANDAAVALAEHVAGSETKFVDLMNQTATELGLTDTHFRNSTGLPMWLYRDPPRVGGKHHMSAADVAELTRRLLLDFPEIRQIISHSRYTFRNGEPREMRLRNTNEMLPGLAHYYEGVDGVKTGYTRKAGYCFAGSAERGDVRLISVVMGTVSHIQRFRETAKLLDHGFDQIEWMDFVQKGDPIPGMAQASVKNGVETEVALAADGNVRYPVRKGEEDHYSWDVSLTGELEAPLRAGTVVGKAKFVYDGEEVDGIEPVPVVVAEDVEAAGWFRLFFRRIANWF; encoded by the coding sequence ATGAAGGACTGGGGGAGACGAGCGGCTCTCCTCTGTTTCATTGCAGGATTGTTGCTGGGTCTGTGGATTCCGGGAATACCGGTTCATGCCATGGCGGACGAACCGGCGGTGCCGCTGGATATTCAAGCTCGTTCCTATGTATTGATGGAAATGGAAAGCGGTCGGGTGTTGGCGGATGAAAACAGTGATATCCCTTATGAACCGGCCAGCTTAACCAAACTCATGACCGAGTATGTTCTCCTGAGAAAAGTAGAAAAGGGGGAACTTGCCTGGGACGAGACTGTCACAATCAGTGCGAATGCGGCTTCGATCGGTGAGGCGCAAGTCTTTTTGCGCATGGGAGAGAAACGGACCGTAGAAGAACTTTTTCATGCTTTGTCGATTCGCTCTGCCAACGATGCTGCCGTGGCACTGGCGGAACATGTGGCTGGTAGTGAAACGAAGTTTGTAGATTTAATGAATCAAACGGCCACAGAGCTGGGATTGACAGACACTCACTTTCGCAACAGCACCGGTTTGCCGATGTGGCTTTATCGGGATCCTCCCCGTGTGGGTGGAAAGCATCACATGTCCGCTGCCGATGTGGCAGAATTGACGCGCCGCTTGTTGCTGGACTTTCCTGAGATCCGACAGATCATTTCCCATTCCCGGTATACGTTCCGGAACGGAGAACCGAGGGAAATGCGGTTGAGAAACACCAACGAGATGCTTCCGGGGCTGGCCCATTATTATGAGGGAGTAGACGGGGTGAAGACGGGGTATACCCGTAAAGCCGGGTATTGTTTCGCTGGCAGCGCCGAACGGGGGGATGTGCGGCTCATCTCTGTCGTAATGGGGACTGTCTCTCACATTCAGCGCTTTCGGGAAACGGCTAAACTGCTGGATCACGGATTTGATCAAATTGAATGGATGGACTTTGTCCAAAAGGGTGATCCCATTCCGGGAATGGCACAAGCATCGGTGAAGAACGGTGTGGAGACGGAAGTGGCCCTGGCAGCGGACGGGAATGTGCGCTATCCAGTACGAAAAGGGGAAGAAGACCATTATTCCTGGGATGTATCTCTCACCGGGGAGCTGGAAGCCCCGCTTCGTGCCGGAACCGTAGTGGGTAAGGCCAAGTTTGTGTATGATGGAGAAGAAGTGGACGGGATCGAACCCGTACCGGTGGTTGTTGCGGAAGATGTGGAAGCGGCGGGGTGGTTTCGCCTCTTTTTCCGCAGAATCGCCAATTGGTTCTAA
- a CDS encoding S8 family peptidase has translation MKRHVSFLSALLLMAVLMMPAAPDAHAAEASSSYVTGEVIVKFKDDVNKSEKASINGEMDAKTVSHNEQIGFDVVEVDGPVEEAIEEYNENSDVEFAEPNYIAEAYFEPNDPEYSKQYALQIVEAPKAWDVTKGSQDVKVAILDTGVDYNHEDLAGKVEKGGDYIDNDQDPMDEQGHGTHCAGIAAAATDNGIGIAGMAPDVTIYAVRVLDANGSGSYDAIAKGIIDAADAGSDVISMSLGGSQGSRTLEEAVNYAHEQGSVVVAAAGNSSTNAPSYPAYYENAIAVAATDENDRLANFSNYGDWVDVAAPGVNILSTMPNNQYQNQSGTSMATPYVAGLAGLIASQGKSGDEIREAIESSADKIDGTGSNFTHGRINAAKAVETVPEIDPENTKSTSGSFWDWFTSLF, from the coding sequence ATGAAACGTCATGTTTCTTTTCTATCCGCTCTGTTGTTGATGGCTGTCCTGATGATGCCTGCCGCTCCCGATGCCCATGCGGCGGAAGCCTCATCGTCCTATGTGACTGGAGAAGTTATCGTTAAATTCAAGGATGATGTAAACAAATCGGAGAAAGCGTCGATTAATGGTGAAATGGATGCCAAGACCGTCTCCCACAATGAACAGATTGGGTTTGATGTCGTAGAAGTGGATGGTCCGGTAGAAGAAGCGATAGAAGAGTATAACGAGAATTCGGACGTCGAGTTTGCCGAGCCCAACTACATAGCGGAAGCTTATTTCGAGCCCAATGATCCGGAATATTCCAAACAGTATGCCCTGCAAATCGTGGAAGCACCGAAAGCCTGGGATGTTACCAAAGGCAGCCAAGATGTTAAAGTGGCGATTCTGGACACCGGTGTCGATTATAACCATGAAGATTTGGCAGGAAAAGTGGAAAAAGGCGGGGACTATATCGATAACGATCAGGATCCCATGGATGAACAAGGACACGGTACCCACTGCGCCGGGATTGCTGCTGCAGCTACCGATAACGGGATCGGGATTGCGGGGATGGCTCCGGATGTCACCATTTATGCGGTCCGCGTCCTGGATGCAAACGGGTCGGGGTCCTACGATGCCATTGCCAAGGGGATCATTGATGCAGCGGATGCCGGTTCCGACGTCATCAGCATGAGTCTGGGAGGATCGCAAGGATCCCGGACCCTTGAAGAGGCAGTAAACTATGCTCATGAACAAGGATCCGTCGTGGTGGCGGCAGCAGGTAATTCAAGCACCAATGCACCCAGTTATCCTGCCTACTATGAAAATGCCATTGCAGTAGCAGCTACGGATGAAAATGATCGATTGGCCAATTTCTCCAATTACGGCGACTGGGTGGATGTAGCGGCACCGGGGGTCAATATCCTGTCCACCATGCCGAATAATCAATATCAAAATCAATCCGGTACTTCGATGGCCACTCCATATGTTGCCGGTTTGGCGGGATTGATCGCTTCTCAAGGGAAAAGTGGCGACGAAATCCGGGAAGCGATAGAAAGTTCCGCAGACAAGATCGACGGCACCGGTTCCAACTTTACCCATGGTCGGATTAACGCTGCGAAAGCGGTTGAAACCGTTCCGGAAATTGATCCGGAGAATACAAAATCCACATCCGGATCGTTTTGGGATTGGTTTACCAGTCTGTTTTAA
- the serS gene encoding serine--tRNA ligase, with amino-acid sequence MLDIKWLRNHMDLVREKYQHRGEDVSGLDIILDLDEQRRRGLAETEQLKNRRNTVSKEIAQKKKAGEDASAVILEMRQVGDRIKELDEEIRQVDEQLRQVLLTLPNIPHESVPVGDSEDENVPVRHWGEIPSFPFEPQAHWDLAKEMNLLDFERAGKVTGSRFVFYKGIGARLERALINFMLDLHTERHGYTEMIPPFMVNRDSMTGTGQLPKFAEDSFAVADTGYYLIPTAEVPVTNYHADEILAGDELPAKYAAFSANFRSEAGSAGRDTRGLIRNHQFNKVELVKLVKPETSYEELESLVQDVEQVLQRLNLPYRVLNMCTADLGFTAAKKYDLEVWLPSSGTYREISSCSNFEDFQARRANIRFRRGAGSKPEFVHTLNGSGLAVGRTVAAILENFQQEDGSVQIPEALRPYMGGLERIARD; translated from the coding sequence ATGCTGGATATCAAGTGGCTGCGCAACCATATGGATCTGGTGCGGGAGAAGTATCAGCACCGGGGCGAAGATGTGAGCGGTTTGGACATCATTTTGGATCTGGACGAACAACGCCGCCGCGGGCTGGCGGAGACAGAGCAGCTGAAAAACCGTCGTAATACGGTCTCCAAAGAGATCGCCCAAAAGAAAAAGGCGGGAGAAGACGCTTCTGCTGTCATTCTGGAGATGCGCCAAGTAGGGGATCGCATCAAGGAACTGGACGAAGAAATCCGCCAGGTGGATGAACAGTTACGCCAAGTGTTGCTCACCCTCCCCAATATTCCTCATGAGAGCGTACCCGTCGGCGATAGTGAGGATGAGAATGTGCCGGTTCGTCATTGGGGTGAGATTCCATCGTTTCCCTTTGAACCACAAGCGCACTGGGATCTGGCTAAAGAGATGAATCTGTTGGACTTTGAGCGCGCAGGCAAGGTAACCGGTTCCCGTTTCGTCTTTTATAAAGGAATCGGAGCCCGCCTTGAACGGGCTTTAATCAATTTTATGCTGGACCTGCATACGGAACGGCACGGGTATACGGAAATGATCCCGCCTTTTATGGTGAATCGGGACAGTATGACGGGAACCGGACAGCTTCCCAAATTTGCTGAGGATTCTTTTGCTGTTGCCGATACCGGATATTATTTGATTCCCACCGCAGAAGTGCCGGTAACCAACTATCACGCAGATGAAATCCTTGCCGGTGACGAATTGCCCGCAAAATATGCCGCCTTCAGCGCCAACTTCCGTTCCGAAGCCGGCTCTGCCGGTCGGGATACCCGCGGTCTGATCCGTAACCACCAGTTTAACAAGGTGGAGCTGGTAAAACTGGTGAAACCGGAAACCTCCTACGAGGAACTGGAAAGCCTGGTTCAAGATGTGGAACAAGTACTTCAACGGCTCAACCTTCCCTATCGGGTGCTGAACATGTGCACGGCAGATCTTGGATTCACAGCAGCTAAAAAGTACGATCTGGAAGTGTGGCTTCCCAGTTCCGGTACCTATCGTGAGATTTCTTCCTGCAGCAACTTCGAGGATTTCCAAGCCAGGCGGGCCAATATTCGTTTTCGGCGTGGCGCGGGTTCCAAACCGGAATTTGTCCACACCTTGAACGGATCCGGTCTGGCTGTCGGCCGCACGGTGGCCGCCATTCTGGAAAACTTTCAACAGGAGGACGGCAGTGTACAGATCCCGGAGGCGCTTCGGCCCTACATGGGTGGATTGGAACGGATCGCACGGGATTAG
- the pdxT gene encoding pyridoxal 5'-phosphate synthase glutaminase subunit PdxT has product MKIGVLALQGAVREHLSMLESAGAEPLPVKRPDALEQVDGLVIPGGESTTIGKLMHQYGLMEPIRQRALAGMPIFGTCAGLILLAKRIEGTEQSHLGLMDLTVRRNAFGRQRESFEARLRVDGVADDFEAVFIRAPLIVETGPAVDVLSSVEERIVIVQEGHLLGASFHPELTDDPRLHHHFVGMVRHSKAVSA; this is encoded by the coding sequence ATGAAGATTGGGGTTCTTGCCCTGCAGGGGGCCGTTCGTGAACATCTTTCCATGTTGGAATCCGCCGGTGCGGAGCCCTTGCCGGTAAAACGGCCGGATGCCTTGGAACAGGTGGATGGCTTGGTCATTCCCGGGGGAGAGTCCACGACGATCGGCAAATTGATGCACCAGTACGGGTTGATGGAACCGATCCGGCAACGGGCGTTGGCGGGAATGCCTATTTTTGGAACGTGTGCCGGATTGATTCTCTTGGCCAAACGGATCGAGGGAACGGAACAATCCCATCTGGGGTTGATGGATCTCACCGTTCGCCGCAATGCCTTTGGAAGGCAGCGGGAGAGCTTTGAAGCCCGTCTTCGTGTAGACGGGGTGGCGGATGATTTTGAGGCGGTCTTTATCCGTGCACCCCTGATCGTGGAAACGGGACCGGCAGTGGATGTCCTGTCGTCGGTGGAGGAGCGGATCGTCATTGTACAGGAAGGACATCTGTTGGGAGCATCCTTCCATCCGGAATTGACGGATGATCCCCGCCTGCATCACCATTTTGTCGGGATGGTCCGCCACTCCAAAGCAGTAAGTGCCTGA